A genomic region of Pseudobacteroides sp. contains the following coding sequences:
- a CDS encoding LysM peptidoglycan-binding domain-containing protein — protein MPFKKFLISSVLSIGVLAGSASLAYAQDISYKIQSGDTFFLISQRYGISMESIMKANNATAGTVLYPGKTITIPLNNQTIHTVASGETYWAISKKYGVDFYKLLSANNATEKSMLNIGDKVIIPSTAQTSQTVIHTVQAGDTFYILSQKYNMSITELMKLNGANENTVLYIGQKLQIPQSSTPSPQPTPSPSPTPTKPYITYTSYTIKAGDNFWNVADKFGIPMSEVLTANNMSESTRLNIGDILKIPVHNVPVKSTPGEKYGEYLDWWTEAQYVVPTQGVIEIVDFYTGKSFFAKRTTGSNHADVETLTLSDTQKMKEIWGGSFSWTRRPVIVKINGRKIAASASSMPHAGNDKVAGGVYTTWRSDDYPPGYNLDWVKGNGIDGVFDIHFANSTRHNDGEVDVKHQENIKIAAGLK, from the coding sequence ATGCCTTTTAAGAAATTCCTAATATCAAGTGTTTTGAGTATAGGTGTACTTGCTGGAAGTGCAAGCCTTGCGTATGCCCAGGACATCAGCTATAAAATACAGTCAGGAGATACATTCTTTTTAATCAGCCAAAGATACGGAATATCTATGGAAAGCATTATGAAAGCAAATAACGCCACGGCAGGCACAGTCTTATATCCCGGTAAAACCATTACAATACCATTGAATAATCAAACCATCCATACCGTAGCATCAGGAGAAACATACTGGGCTATCAGTAAAAAGTATGGGGTGGATTTTTATAAGCTGCTTTCTGCCAATAACGCTACCGAAAAGTCAATGCTGAATATCGGAGATAAGGTCATCATCCCGTCTACTGCACAAACCTCACAGACAGTAATACATACTGTCCAGGCCGGAGATACCTTCTATATCTTAAGCCAAAAATATAACATGAGCATAACCGAGCTTATGAAGCTAAATGGTGCAAATGAAAATACTGTACTTTATATAGGCCAAAAGCTACAGATTCCACAGTCCTCTACACCATCCCCACAGCCGACACCTTCACCCAGCCCCACACCAACCAAGCCCTATATAACATACACAAGCTATACAATAAAAGCAGGAGATAATTTCTGGAATGTTGCGGATAAATTCGGTATACCTATGTCCGAAGTTCTGACTGCCAATAACATGAGCGAGTCAACAAGGCTAAACATCGGGGATATATTAAAAATACCCGTCCATAACGTTCCTGTAAAATCAACCCCTGGCGAAAAGTACGGAGAATATCTGGACTGGTGGACAGAAGCACAATATGTCGTACCTACCCAGGGCGTTATTGAAATCGTTGATTTTTATACCGGAAAGTCCTTCTTTGCAAAGCGAACAACAGGTTCCAACCACGCAGACGTTGAAACACTCACACTTTCCGATACTCAAAAAATGAAAGAAATTTGGGGTGGTAGTTTTAGTTGGACAAGGCGTCCTGTTATCGTCAAAATTAACGGAAGAAAAATCGCTGCAAGTGCGTCCAGTATGCCCCATGCAGGAAATGATAAGGTAGCTGGCGGTGTGTATACCACCTGGAGAAGTGATGACTACCCACCAGGCTACAACCTGGATTGGGTAAAGGGCAACGGTATAGACGGGGTTTTTGATATTCATTTTGCAAACAGCACAAGGCATAATGACGGTGAAGTAGATGTTAAACATCAGGAAAACATTAAGATTGCAGCAGGATTGAAATAA
- a CDS encoding tryptophanase has translation MAEVKFFYGDKVPLEMHKVRIVQKLNLVPIERRLEAISEAGNNTFLLKNCDIFLDMLTDSGVNAMSDKQLAAMMESDDSYAGSATFTKLEDRIKEIFGMEYFLPAHQGRACENILSKAYVKPGDIIPMNYHFTTTKAHITLNGGSVEEIIIDEGLNTTSTYPFKGNMDIAKLRGLISKYGAEKIAFVRMETGTNLVGGQPHSLENMQEIRKVCDEFGLMLVLDASLLADNLYFIKSREEKCKDMSIRDITRAIADLSDIIYFSARKLGCARGGGICTRNRDIYMKLRELITLYEGFLTYGGMSVREIEAIAVGLDETMDENMISQGPQFIAYMCEKLKESGVPVVTPPGGLGCHLNASEFVDHIPQSQYPAGALASALYIVSGIRGMERGTISEQRDENGNEHFANMELLRLAMPRRVFTLSQVNYAVDRIKWLYENRKLIGGISFVEEPKVLRFFFGKLTAVSDWQAKLVAKFRDDFGDSL, from the coding sequence ATGGCGGAAGTTAAATTTTTTTATGGAGACAAAGTGCCTTTGGAAATGCATAAGGTAAGGATAGTGCAAAAGTTAAACCTTGTCCCAATTGAACGTCGACTTGAAGCTATTAGCGAGGCAGGGAACAACACGTTTTTATTAAAAAACTGTGACATTTTTTTGGACATGCTCACTGATAGCGGGGTAAATGCAATGAGTGACAAGCAGCTTGCAGCTATGATGGAATCTGACGATAGTTATGCGGGTTCTGCAACCTTTACAAAGCTCGAAGATAGAATAAAAGAAATTTTCGGGATGGAATATTTTTTGCCGGCCCACCAAGGAAGAGCATGTGAAAACATTCTTTCTAAGGCATATGTGAAGCCAGGAGACATTATCCCTATGAATTATCACTTTACAACAACTAAAGCCCATATAACATTAAATGGCGGTTCAGTTGAAGAGATAATCATTGATGAAGGGTTAAATACTACCAGTACATACCCATTTAAAGGTAATATGGACATTGCAAAGCTAAGAGGGCTTATTTCTAAGTATGGTGCTGAAAAAATTGCTTTTGTTCGTATGGAAACAGGCACTAATCTAGTTGGCGGTCAACCACACTCACTTGAGAATATGCAAGAAATTCGAAAAGTGTGTGATGAATTTGGTCTTATGCTTGTATTGGATGCAAGCCTTCTGGCAGATAACCTTTATTTCATCAAGTCCCGTGAAGAAAAGTGCAAGGATATGAGCATCCGGGATATTACCCGTGCTATAGCAGACCTTTCGGATATCATTTACTTTTCTGCACGAAAACTTGGATGTGCTCGCGGCGGCGGCATTTGTACCAGAAACAGGGATATATATATGAAGCTCCGAGAGCTCATAACACTTTACGAAGGCTTTCTAACATATGGCGGAATGTCTGTGCGCGAGATAGAAGCAATCGCCGTCGGACTTGATGAAACTATGGATGAGAATATGATCAGCCAGGGACCTCAATTTATTGCTTACATGTGTGAAAAGCTGAAGGAAAGCGGTGTTCCTGTTGTCACACCTCCAGGCGGCTTGGGTTGTCATCTCAATGCCAGCGAGTTTGTTGACCATATTCCGCAAAGCCAGTATCCAGCAGGTGCACTTGCATCAGCATTATACATTGTAAGCGGTATACGTGGCATGGAAAGAGGAACCATATCTGAACAAAGGGATGAAAACGGAAATGAGCATTTTGCCAATATGGAACTGCTGCGTTTGGCAATGCCCAGACGTGTATTTACCCTTTCACAGGTAAATTATGCTGTAGACCGTATTAAATGGCTTTATGAAAACCGTAAGTTAATCGGGGGAATATCTTTTGTAGAGGAGCCTAAGGTGTTGCGTTTCTTCTTCGGTAAATTAACTGCTGTTTCAGATTGGCAGGCTAAACTTGTTGCAAAGTTCAGAGATGATTTTGGTGATAGTCTATAA
- a CDS encoding copper oxidase: protein MVITPDVPDLPYTLHNGVKYFELVAEPVKSEMLSGLFINAWGYNGSMPGPTIQVYPGDYVNIRVINKLPEPTSIHWHGLDVPNVMDGVPDVEPSPKIDPGKYFDYHFRITNPPGTHMYHTHFYSVKQEMMGLGGAFIILEPNPQNQYVHRDYFIMLQEFHVNGLKMGEVKPGVYDIDPMNNDFNFFTMNGRCFPFTTLLTTKIGENVRVRLGNIGHDAHPIHIHGHQFIVSASDGNSIPIENRIVKNTINVASGETYDVEFYANNPGIWPFHCHIPHHMSNNMQKPMGGMFTAIKYV from the coding sequence ATGGTCATTACTCCTGATGTTCCTGATTTGCCATATACATTACATAATGGAGTTAAGTATTTTGAACTTGTTGCCGAACCTGTTAAAAGTGAAATGCTTTCAGGTTTATTCATTAATGCATGGGGATACAATGGAAGCATGCCGGGTCCTACAATACAGGTATATCCTGGAGATTACGTAAATATACGTGTAATAAACAAGCTGCCGGAGCCAACCAGCATTCATTGGCACGGACTAGATGTGCCGAATGTTATGGATGGTGTTCCAGACGTCGAGCCTTCGCCTAAGATAGATCCCGGAAAGTATTTTGACTATCATTTCAGAATAACCAATCCGCCAGGTACACACATGTACCATACACATTTTTACTCGGTGAAACAGGAAATGATGGGTCTGGGAGGAGCATTCATTATACTGGAGCCAAACCCACAGAATCAATATGTTCACAGAGACTATTTTATTATGCTGCAGGAATTCCATGTAAATGGGCTAAAAATGGGTGAAGTAAAACCAGGAGTGTATGATATTGATCCGATGAATAACGATTTTAATTTCTTTACTATGAATGGACGATGTTTTCCATTTACAACTCTGCTTACGACAAAAATAGGTGAAAATGTAAGGGTAAGACTTGGGAATATTGGCCATGATGCACATCCAATACATATTCACGGACATCAATTCATTGTTTCGGCAAGTGATGGTAACAGTATTCCTATTGAGAACCGCATTGTGAAGAATACAATAAATGTTGCATCGGGAGAAACTTACGATGTTGAATTCTATGCAAATAACCCTGGTATATGGCCTTTTCATTGCCACATACCTCACCATATGTCAAATAATATGCAAAAGCCTATGGGTGGAATGTTTACAGCAATTAAGTATGTTTGA
- a CDS encoding GNAT family N-acetyltransferase gives MRIRLATMEDLNAITKVEAICFPQAEAATKESFRKRLEIFPNHFWLLEDKGQIVSIVNGMATDLEILQDAMFEDASMHDENGAWQMIFGAETVPNYRRQGCMERLMKHVIEEVRSQGRKGLVLTCKEGLVHYYEKFGFVSEGKSESSHGGATWFNMRLSF, from the coding sequence ATGAGGATAAGATTAGCAACCATGGAAGACTTGAATGCAATTACCAAAGTAGAAGCCATCTGCTTCCCACAAGCAGAAGCAGCAACAAAAGAATCCTTTCGCAAGAGGCTTGAAATATTTCCGAATCACTTCTGGCTCTTAGAAGATAAGGGACAAATCGTCAGTATTGTCAATGGGATGGCTACAGATCTGGAAATATTACAGGATGCGATGTTTGAAGATGCATCAATGCATGATGAGAATGGTGCATGGCAGATGATCTTTGGAGCTGAGACGGTTCCTAATTATCGCAGACAAGGCTGTATGGAGAGATTGATGAAGCATGTGATTGAAGAAGTTCGATCTCAAGGAAGAAAGGGATTGGTACTGACTTGTAAAGAAGGACTGGTGCATTATTATGAGAAGTTTGGCTTTGTGAGCGAAGGCAAGTCAGAATCATCACATGGCGGAGCTACTTGGTTTAATATGAGGCTGTCATTTTAG
- a CDS encoding DUF554 domain-containing protein has protein sequence MPVQGSVVNAVVIIGGALLGMLIKGKLSERFKSIIMQALGLSVIIIGLSGTLSAVFRVASDGKLESKDIMVMIICLVVGSIIGEAIGIEQRLNRFAEFIQKKLPGSGGNFSEGFVTTTLLFCVGAMAIVGSLEEGLNGNTNTIYAKSILDCISAFIFSATMGVGVLFSAIPVLLYQGSITLLAGYLKPLLTPEVINQMSLVGNILILGIGLNILEIRSIKVANMLPAVFLPIAYYLIRMLLHI, from the coding sequence ATGCCAGTTCAAGGAAGTGTAGTAAATGCAGTTGTAATAATAGGTGGTGCTTTGCTAGGGATGCTTATAAAAGGCAAATTATCCGAAAGATTTAAGTCAATTATCATGCAGGCATTAGGGTTGTCTGTTATTATAATAGGACTATCGGGCACTCTTTCTGCGGTTTTTAGGGTTGCATCCGATGGTAAACTTGAGAGTAAGGATATAATGGTCATGATAATTTGTCTTGTTGTGGGTTCCATAATAGGAGAGGCGATAGGTATTGAACAGAGATTAAACAGGTTTGCGGAGTTTATCCAAAAGAAGCTTCCGGGTTCGGGAGGCAATTTTTCTGAAGGTTTTGTAACTACAACCCTCTTGTTTTGTGTAGGTGCAATGGCAATTGTAGGATCTCTGGAGGAAGGCCTTAATGGAAATACCAATACAATTTATGCTAAGTCAATACTGGATTGTATAAGTGCTTTTATTTTTAGTGCAACAATGGGAGTAGGTGTTCTTTTCTCAGCGATACCGGTACTTCTTTACCAGGGTTCAATTACGCTTCTTGCAGGATATTTAAAACCCCTTTTGACCCCCGAGGTAATAAATCAGATGTCCCTAGTCGGAAATATTCTTATTTTAGGCATTGGTTTAAATATTTTGGAGATACGCAGCATCAAGGTGGCTAACATGCTTCCGGCGGTATTTTTACCTATTGCTTATTATTTGATCAGAATGTTGTTACATATCTGA
- a CDS encoding DUF6063 family protein: MNELNLEKAMRIYYFLLKEGELTFENNRDLYIDYSDSEVRGLLDIMARESNVTIEKYNQVVYLLPDEENDVIGIRDMDLQKAISYDARKIDFYLSQYIIIIIITVFFSGKGSFVKSRDFIRVSELEEVVTSRLRYANSKKNIAKEQEEASLNITALYEHWDALQLDEAGKRKTKYGYIRSVCGFLGKHGLLIFDAVEDDIRPTNKFTNLMTYNFLDGSRLEVINRILGNE; encoded by the coding sequence TTGAATGAGTTGAATCTTGAAAAGGCAATGAGAATATATTATTTTCTCCTGAAGGAAGGAGAGCTTACATTTGAAAATAACAGGGATTTATACATTGATTATTCAGACAGTGAAGTAAGAGGGCTTCTTGATATAATGGCCAGAGAAAGCAATGTAACCATAGAGAAGTACAACCAGGTGGTTTATCTATTACCCGATGAAGAGAATGATGTGATTGGTATAAGAGACATGGATTTACAGAAGGCTATTAGCTATGATGCAAGAAAGATTGACTTTTATTTGTCCCAGTATATAATCATTATAATAATTACCGTATTTTTCAGCGGAAAGGGCAGCTTTGTAAAATCCAGAGATTTTATAAGGGTTTCGGAGCTTGAAGAGGTTGTAACATCAAGGCTCAGGTATGCAAACTCCAAGAAGAATATTGCGAAGGAGCAGGAGGAGGCTTCACTTAATATAACGGCTCTGTACGAGCACTGGGATGCTCTCCAACTTGATGAAGCTGGAAAAAGGAAAACAAAATATGGTTATATAAGAAGTGTGTGCGGATTTTTGGGAAAGCATGGGCTTTTGATATTTGATGCTGTTGAGGATGATATAAGGCCTACAAACAAGTTTACCAACCTTATGACATACAATTTTCTTGATGGCTCAAGGCTGGAAGTAATTAATAGGATTTTAGGAAACGAATAA